The proteins below are encoded in one region of Caballeronia sp. SL2Y3:
- a CDS encoding STAS domain-containing protein, with amino-acid sequence MEMVGGTRLAQLFTSNQAELLAEWITQQHAIASRRGLVGEAELRNQFGQFISLLLTALDASDRVDFKASHWQEVRAFLADMSGQRARQGFSPVETAMFVFSLKQPLVARLRQQLANEPVVLADLTWTVSSLFDELGLYTTEVFQASREQVIVRQQQELLELSTPVVQLWDGILALPLIGTLDSARTQVVMENLLQKIVETGAAIAIIDITGVPTVDTLVAQHLLKTVAAARLMGADCIISGIRPQIAQTIVHLGVNLSNVTTKASLAAAFIVALQRTGKSVTAAGAQDNAARNGAGGLHDSSLPE; translated from the coding sequence ATGGAAATGGTCGGCGGAACGCGACTCGCCCAACTCTTTACTTCGAATCAGGCGGAATTGCTCGCTGAATGGATCACGCAGCAGCACGCCATTGCGTCGCGGCGCGGACTCGTCGGGGAAGCCGAGTTGCGCAACCAGTTCGGACAGTTCATCTCGTTGCTGCTGACTGCGCTCGATGCCTCCGATCGCGTCGATTTCAAGGCGTCGCACTGGCAGGAAGTGCGCGCGTTTCTCGCGGACATGTCGGGGCAGCGCGCCCGTCAGGGCTTTTCGCCGGTCGAAACTGCGATGTTCGTGTTCTCGCTGAAGCAACCGCTCGTCGCGCGTCTGCGTCAACAGCTCGCCAACGAGCCGGTCGTGCTCGCCGATCTCACGTGGACCGTCAGCTCGCTTTTCGACGAACTCGGCCTCTATACCACCGAAGTGTTTCAGGCGAGCCGCGAGCAAGTGATCGTGCGCCAGCAGCAGGAACTGCTCGAATTGTCGACGCCGGTCGTGCAGCTGTGGGACGGCATTCTCGCGCTGCCGCTCATCGGCACGCTGGACTCGGCGCGCACGCAAGTCGTGATGGAGAACCTGCTGCAGAAGATCGTCGAAACCGGCGCGGCCATTGCGATCATCGACATCACGGGCGTGCCGACCGTCGATACGCTCGTCGCGCAGCATCTGCTCAAGACGGTCGCGGCGGCGCGGCTCATGGGCGCCGACTGCATCATCAGCGGCATTCGTCCGCAGATCGCGCAGACCATCGTGCATCTGGGCGTGAACCTGTCGAACGTGACGACGAAGGCGTCGCTCGCGGCGGCGTTCATCGTCGCGCTGCAGCGCACCGGCAAGTCCGTGACGGCGGCGGGCGCGCAAGACAACGCCGCGCGCAACGGCGCGGGCGGCTTGCACGATTCGTCGCTGCCGGAATGA